One Asterias rubens unplaced genomic scaffold, eAstRub1.3, whole genome shotgun sequence DNA window includes the following coding sequences:
- the LOC117305603 gene encoding PI-PLC X domain-containing protein 3-like — protein sequence MASTTGEASKLENGAKNSDWMSKLPESLLCEPLKNIAIPGSHDSFSYSLDMTSPVSPSSPDTVRNLVSTFGNMAKKIVYNWSVTQSLTFNQQLDHGIRYFDLRVSTWKGKSELYFVHGLFGAEVGSCLLDIKTWLDDHPKEVIFLDFNHLYDMSASDHDQLVATLISVFDSKLCPLIDIETAALNVLWDRGVQVLVFYHHDSTTQQNPMLWPGGFMPSVWPNVTEAPKMVNLLEAHFTRGRPYGKFQVNQGVLTPTGTTILQYINRSLLDVFGPIAIKNVQYFLKDKGIGPRGINIVIADFVELGDFIPSVLGLNQIK from the exons ATGGCTTCGACGACTGGTGAAGCTTCAAAGCTTGAAAATGGCGCAAAAAACTCCGACTGGATGTCAAAGCTGCCGGAGAGTCTTTTATGTGAACCGCTGAAAAATATTGCAATTCCAG GATCACACGATTCATTTAGTTATTCCCTGGACATGACGTCCCCAGTCTCACCTAGCTCACCAGACACAGTGCGCAACCTCGTCTCCACATTCGGTAACATGGCCAAAAAGATCGTCTACAACTGGTCGGTCACACAGAGTCTCACCTTCAATCAACAGTTGGATCACGGGATACGTTACTTTGATCTCCGTGTCTCCACATGGAAAGGGAAATCAGAGTTGTATTTCGTCCACGGGCTCTTCGGGGCAGAGGTCGGCAGCTGCTTACTGGATATCAAAACCTGGCTCGACGATCATCCTAAGGAGGTCATATTCCTAGACTTCAATCATTTGTATGATATGAGTGCCAGCGATCACGACCAGTTGGTCGCAACACTCATAAGCGTGTTCGACTCCAAGCTGTGCCCGCTCATTGACATCGAAACTGCTGCCCTGAATGTTCTTTGGGATAGAGGGGTTCAGGTTTTAGTGTTCTACCACCATGACAGTACCACCCAGCAGAATCCAATGCTGTGGCCTGGGGGCTTCATGCCGTCCGTCTGGCCAAACGTTACAGAAGCTCCCAAGATGGTCAATCTCCTTGAGGCTCATTTCACCCGCGGGAGACCTTACGGGAAGTTTCAAGTCAACCAGGGAGTTCTCACCCCAACAGGGACAACTATCTTGCAATATATCAACCGGTCGTTACTAGACGTCTTCGGACCTATAGCCATTAAGAATGTACAGTATTTCTTAAAAGATAAGGGCATAGGACCACGAGGAATCAATATCGTTATCGCTGACTTTGTGGAACTTGGGGATTTTATACCTAGTGTACTAGGGCTGAATCAAATCAAATGA
- the LOC117305599 gene encoding mesencephalic astrocyte-derived neurotrophic factor homolog: MNVQSMAGLCVAAAVVCMLMLVQTSEAKLKDRECEVCIAALNKIEKTITKKQRDEGRDGIEKAIRKYCKTAKNKENSFCYYIGGTSDAATGSLGEVSKRLVNYVPTEKICTHLKKLDSQICELKYEKQIDLDAVDLKKLKVRDLKKILNDWGEECKACTEKSDFIKRIEHLKPKHFKKAEL; encoded by the exons ATGAACGTTCAGAGCATGGCTGGTTTGTGTGTGGCAGCAGCGGTCGTCtgcatgttgatgttggttCAGACCTCAGAGGCGAAATTAAAAGACAGAGAATGTGAAg TGTGTATTGCTGCCttgaacaaaattgaaaagaCAATCACAAAAAAACAGCGTGATGAAGGACGGGACGGCATTGAAAAAGCAATAAGGAAATACTGCAAGACGgccaaaaataaagaaaattctTTC TGTTATTACATTGGTGGGACATCAGATGCTGCAACCGGGTCACTCGGGGAGGTCAGCAAGCGGTTAGTCAACTACGTGCCTACTGAGAAAATCTGCACTCATTTAAAGAAGCTTGACTCACAAATATGCGAGCTGAAATATG AGAAACAAATTGATTTGGACGCAGTGGACCTGAAGAAACTTAAAGTGAGAGACCTGAAGAAGATCCTGAATGACTGGGGAGAGGAATGCAAGGCTTGCACAGAGAAATCAGACTTTATTAAACGTATTGAGCATCTTAAGCCAAAGCATTTCAAGAAAGCAGAGTTATAG
- the LOC117305597 gene encoding heat shock 70 kDa protein 14-like: protein MALFIKMAASMGISFGGSTTCLAIFKDGKTEVIANDAGDRVTPAIVAYNGKDKDVGIAAKQGRIRNSVNTISGVKHVLGRKFDDPVIQRQIQAGPTKIVDQDGCPVYEVEFKEKATQVKPKEVAALIFKKIKDIASNQGGSRDERDVVLTAPLDYSEASCSTLRQVACDAGFNVLRVISEPAAAALAYGLCDAKSLDKSHVLVYRLGGTSLSVSILQVSSGMLRVIASQTDRTLGGDEFTLLLAKSCAADFNRTQKCNILNNDRAMKKLLSACENSKHILSTLPTAKCSIDSLYDGMDFHTGTSRVKFESLISGNAQQSIQVIRQLLASVDMTPDQIQKVMFVGGSTRIPKLQQMIKDAIPKAEVLDSISPDEIMAIGAAKEAALLSSRGESIELTELDINASCCPKAIAVKVSESSEDASLEIVVPQFSFLPIRRQHEFNVGKDQTSVCIQIYGTQEGASDQEASLLAQIVIDGLETESEEEFHVTSVFHYRRDGSLHVTCSEEITGQTQDVMIGPPGHVSSQSEHVSDELREA from the exons ATGGCGCTATTCATCAAGATGGCGGCCTCCATGGGAATTTCTTTTGGCGGTTCTACCACGTGTTTGGCGATATTTAAG GATGGAAAAACTGAAGTTATTGCAAATGATGCAGGAGACAGAGTGACGCCAGCGATCGTTGCCTACAATGGAAAGGATAAG GATGTTGGCATAGCTGCTAAGCAGGGTAGAATACGCAATTCTGTAAACACAATCAGCGGTGTCAAACACGTATTAGGAAGAAA ATTTGACGATCCTGTTATACAGCGTCAAATTCAAGCCGGCCCTACTAAGATTGTAGATCAAGATGGCTGTCCAGTCTATGAAGTAGAATTCAAAGAGAAAGCAACTCAAGTGAAACCAAAGGAAGTCGCTGCACTTATCTTCAAGAAAATCAAAG ATATTGCATCGAATCAAGGTGGTAGTAGAGATGAGAGAGATGTGGTACTAACTGCACCCCTGGATTACAGCGAGGCATCATGTAGTACACTAAG GCAAGTAGCTTGCGATGCAGGTTTCAACGTACTCAGAGTAATCAGTGAGCCAGCTGCAGCAGCGCTTGCCTACGGACTGTGTGATGCAAAGTCGCTGGACAAAAG TCATGTATTGGTTTATAGACTCGGCGGGACAAGCCTGAGTGTTTCCATCCTTCAAGTGAGCAGTGGTATGCTCAGGGTCATCGCTTCTCAAACAGATCGGACGCTTGGTGGAGACGAGTTCACCTTGCTACTCGCTAAGAGTTGCGCAGCTGATTTTAACAG GACGCAGAAATGTAATATATTAAACAACGATCGTGCTATGAAGAAGCTCCTGAGTGCGTGTGAAAATAGCAAACACATTCTGTCAACGTTACCCACGGCAAAATGCTCCATAGATTCCCTCTATGATGGGATGGACTTCCACACAGGGACCTCAAG AGTCAAGTTTGAGTCACTAATCAGTGGCAATGCTCAGCAGAGTATACAAGTCATCAGACAACTACTGGCGTCAGTTGATATGACACCGGACCAAATCCAAAAG GTGATGTTTGTCGGTGGATCCACACGGATACCAAAGCTCCAACAGATGATCAAGGATGCCATCCCCAAGGCTGAAGTCCTAGACTCCATCAGCCCAGATGAAATCATGGCAATAGGAGCGGCTAAGGAG GCGGCACTTTTGAGTAGTCGAGGAGAGAGTATTGAGTTGACAGAGTTGGACATTAATGCAAGTTGCTGCCCAAAGGCCATCGCTGTGAAG GTCTCAGAATCAAGCGAAGATGCCAGTCTCGAAATTGTCGTTCCTCAGTTTTCCTTCTTGCCGATACGCCGGCAACATGAGTTTAATGTCGGCAAGGACCAAACGTCAGTTTGCATCCAGATTTATgggacacaagagggcgcctCGGATCAGGAAGCTTCCTTATTGGCTCAG ATTGTTATCGATGGATTGGAGACGGAGTCCGAAGAAGAATTCCATGTGACGTCTGTCTTTCATTATAGAAG AGATGGCTCACTACACGTCACTTGCTCCGAAGAAATAACAGGCCAAACACAAGATGTCATGATTGGTCCACCAGGACATGTCAGCAGCCAATCAGAGCATGTTTCTGATGAGCTGAGAGAGGCATGA
- the LOC117305598 gene encoding UPF0739 protein C1orf74 homolog: protein MSSSAEHIIKRHLTKTARKNWQSILDDIKAVCDGIKPSLLYDYSRMDPIELSKMVIELSSSCRSDTFKKQLKVLRLGEDTFLANIPHLQAVLQETHQFLGEDGRHVGVDVSADLERPRLLHPEACRQLQDHVADVLSQLSGSDSKMERVLGLDPNKDWNFSTMFGALIGYPVLYWYKECTGIDSNCLSFVPLCVYTVQITPDQKTSTEKSNFSSTQGDEARAIRGTQVSRNQHSVYSFSVPQELVHHFEGGIDNWFKRLQETHSNLELTHSLVTLPAVAL from the coding sequence ATGTCTTCTTCAGCAGAGCACATCATAAAACGGCATCTGACGAAAACTGCCCGCAAAAACTGGCAAAGCATACTCGATGACATCAAAGCCGTCTGCGATGGAATCAAGCCTAGTTTACTTTACGACTACTCCCGTATGGATCCCATTGAGCTCTCTAAGATGGTGATCGAGCTTTCATCCTCCTGCCGCTCAGATACTTTTAAAAAGCAGCTAAAAGTCTTGCGTCTTGGAGAAGACACATTCCTTGCCAATATCCCTCATTTGCAAGCAGTACTACAAGAGACTCATCAATTTCTTGGGGAGGATGGCAGACATGTTGGAGTCGATGTTTCAGCTGATTTGGAACGACCTAGACTCCTGCACCCCGAGGCTTGCCGACAACTCCAGGATCATGTTGCAGATGTTTTGTCACAGCTCAGCGGAAGCGACAGCAAGATGGAGAGAGTCTTGGGGCTCGATCCAAATAAGGATTGGAACTTCTCAACGATGTTTGGAGCACTGATCGGCTACCCAGTGCTTTACTGGTACAAAGAATGCACAGGGATTGATTCAAATTGTCTGTCGTTTGTACCCCTATGTGTGTATACTGTGCAGATCACTCCGGACCAAAAGACATCAACAGAGAAATCTAACTTTTCATCCACTCAAGGAGATGAGGCACGTGCAATCCGAGGCACTCAAGTCTCAAGAAACCAACACTCTGTATACAGCTTCAGCGTTCCCCAAGAACTTGTACATCACTTTGAGGGTGGTATTGATAATTGGTTCAAGAGACTTCAGGAAACACACAGTAATCTGGAACTGACTCATAGTTTAGTGACATTGCCTGCAGTAGCCCTGTGA